A single region of the Pseudomonas sp. VD-NE ins genome encodes:
- a CDS encoding C40 family peptidase — MLKRFAPLVPLALVTLLYGCAAHSPVQEQPQQVKNSATAQSSVIYQEELDTEKELNEFNGKKPYQLPVLADSILERGMSLIGTRYRFGGTSEAGFDCSGFIGYLFREEAGMNLPRSTREMINVDAPLVSRSNLEPGDLLFFATNGRRGRVSHAGIYLGDNQFIHSSSRRSGGVRIDSLGDSYWSKTFIEAKRALANAPTVVTARK; from the coding sequence ATGCTAAAGCGCTTCGCACCCCTCGTGCCTCTCGCACTCGTCACCCTGTTATACGGTTGCGCTGCTCATTCTCCAGTTCAAGAGCAGCCTCAACAGGTTAAAAATTCTGCCACGGCTCAGTCTTCCGTTATTTACCAGGAAGAGCTGGACACCGAAAAAGAACTCAACGAATTCAATGGCAAGAAGCCTTATCAGCTTCCTGTTCTGGCCGACAGCATCCTCGAACGCGGCATGTCCCTGATCGGTACCCGTTACCGTTTCGGCGGTACCTCTGAAGCCGGTTTTGATTGCAGTGGTTTCATCGGTTATCTGTTCCGCGAAGAAGCCGGCATGAACCTGCCACGCTCGACTCGCGAAATGATCAACGTCGATGCGCCGCTGGTCTCGCGCAGCAACCTTGAGCCGGGCGATCTGCTGTTCTTCGCCACCAACGGTCGTCGCGGTCGTGTCAGTCACGCCGGGATCTACCTCGGTGACAACCAGTTCATTCACTCCAGCAGTCGTCGCAGCGGCGGTGTTCGCATCGACAGCCTGGGTGACAGCTACTGGAGCAAGACCTTCATCGAAGCGAAACGCGCTTTGGCCAACGCTCCGACAGTCGTCACTGCTCGCAAGTAA